Proteins encoded within one genomic window of Fragaria vesca subsp. vesca linkage group LG1, FraVesHawaii_1.0, whole genome shotgun sequence:
- the LOC101294609 gene encoding uncharacterized protein LOC101294609 yields MEPLALKLEILKGPRKGETLEYRPGSKIRIGRVVRGNNLPIKDSGISTNHLVIDSESGQWMVRDLDSSNGTIVNDTALNPNTPFELSDGDEIKIGEYTSISVKIDGHEEASKLRRNPRRAAVGKVGAAAANRGRRGRVGAESEVVQVEVKSENHEEIGGGEDRVLARRGRVRKKNEVESDLEEIEVVEKPKRGSGRPKKATVLKSEEDVVEEVAVPEVSSRAATRSKNVVLESENCSVECEQVKIEPKRRGRKRKNVQEEQLVCEKGNAVAVEKDLGVAVLVGVSCDNDVKGDVPEQKDSGEIGPVNDGDANRLNLGNERKRRGRNRNNEQQEQLVCETGNAVVSEQKNLGEIGPVDDDDDKGLNLGDERHEEAAGGFDVGENVIDNEKAKESNEEAAIDCNVGEGGDMVESGSRSCSGASSSKDVDKKGSGSGIKEGLGKVWQEEPDLEKMTLDDWFDYVEVSWPKVVNDEIDKICAGMREKARLVQEYIAQHKKVKVQS; encoded by the coding sequence ATGGAGCCTTTAGCTCTGAAGCTGGAAATACTCAAAGGCCCCCGAAAGGGCGAAACCCTAGAGTACCGACCCGGATCCAAGATCCGAATCGGCCGGGTCGTCCGCGGCAACAACCTCCCCATCAAAGACTCCGGCATCTCCACCAACCACCTCGTCATCGACTCCGAATCGGGTCAATGGATGGTCCGAGACCTCGACTCCTCCAACGGAACCATAGTCAACGACACCGCGCTCAACCCGAACACGCCGTTCGAGCTCAGCGACGGCGACGAAATCAAGATCGGGGAGTACACCTCGATCTCCGTGAAGATCGACGGCCACGAAGAAGCGAGCAAACTGAGAAGGAATCCGAGGCGCGCCGCCGTGGGAAAGGTGGGTGCGGCGGCGGCGAATCGCGGCCGGAGAGGTAGGGTTGGGGCGGAGAGTGAAGTAGTTCAAGTAGAAGTGAAATCGGAGAATCATGAGGAAATCGGTGGAGGAGAAGATAGGGTTCTGGCCAGGAGAGGTAGAGTGAGGAAGAAGAATGAGGTGGAGTCTGATTTGGAGGAAATCGAGGTGGTGGAGAAGCCGAAGAGGGGCAGTGGCCGGCCGAAGAAAGCTACGGTTTTGAAGAGTGAGGAGGATGTGGTGGAGGAGGTTGCTGTGCCGGAAGTGAGTTCTAGAGCAGCTACAAGGTCTAAGAATGTGGTTCTGGAATCGGAGAATTGCAGTGTAGAGTGTGAGCAAGTGAAGATCGAACCTAAGAGGCGTGGTAGGAAGAGGAAGAATGTGCAAGAAGAGCAGCTGGTGTGTGAGAAAGGTAATGCTGTTGCGGTAGAGAAGGATTTGGGAGTAGCTGTGCTGGTTGGTGTTAGTTGCGATAATGATGTTAAGGGTGATGTCCCGGAGCAGAAGGATTCAGGAGAAATTGGCCCGGTCAATGATGGTGATGCTAACAGGTTGAATTTGGGGAATGAACGTAAGAGGCGTGGTAGGAATAGGAATAATGAGCAACAAGAACAGCTAGTGTGTGAGACAGGTAATGCTGTTGTTTCGGAGCAGAAGAATTTGGGAGAAATTGGTCCAGTTGATGATGATGATGATAAGGGGTTGAATTTGGGGGATGAGAGGCATGAAGAGGCAGCAGGTGGTTTTGATGTGGGAGAGAATGTCATTGATAACGAGAAGGCAAAAGAGTCCAATGAAGAGGCAGCCATTGACTGTAATGTTGGAGAGGGTGGCGATATGGTTGAAAGTGGTAGTAGGAGCTGTTCTGGTGCTAGTAGTTCTAAGGATGTTGATAAAAAGGGGAGTGGTTCTGGTATTAAAGAAGGTTTGGGAAAGGTTTGGCAGGAGGAGCCAGATTTGGAGAAGATGACTTTGGATGATTGGTTTGATTATGTGGAAGTTTCTTGGCCAAAAGTGGTAAATGATGAGATTGACAAGATTTGTGCCGGAATGAGAGAGAAAGCTAGGCTAGTCCAGGAGTATATAGCACAACACAAGAAGGTGAAGGTTCAAAGTTAA